GCCGCCAGCAGCAGAAGGAGCACGGGATAGGTCATGCGGGCCGTTTCCCTCTTGATGCCGCGATCGTCAGAATCCCACGAAGGGCTGCATGAGGCGGCCGATGACGCCGCTGAAGCGCATGCTGCCCTCGATGGCAGCGACGCAGATGCAGTCGCCCTCGGGCCCGGCCACCGGCTCATGGTCGAGGGCGCTGTCCGCCTCGCAGAAATCGCCCGGCCGGTAATCCTGATGGCCGTCCGAGAAGGAGCCGTGGATCACCTGCGTGAACTCTGTGCCGGTGTGCCCATGCTCGGGAATCTTGGAGCCCGGCGCGATCCGCAGCAGCCGGGCGCCGGTGAAGCGATGACCCGGCAGCAGAATGTGCCGGGCCTTCACGCCCGGCCCGAGCCAGCGCCATCGCCCGAAATCATAAGCTCCGAGAACGGACGGCAGGTCCACGTCCGCGGGCTGCCGGCGCGCCGGACGGCTGCGGGGCGGCGGCGGGGCGGGGGCATCCGCGCGCGCCTGCGTCTCGATGAGCGCAGCGTCGGACATTTCCGTGGGCGGAAGGGCGTCAAGAAGGGCGCCGCCTGCGGCTGCAAAGACCCGCAGCCGCTCCCGGCAATGGGAGCAGAATGCCAGATGGCTCTGGGTGACCACCGCCGGTCCGACCTCAAGCCGCCCCGCCGCATAGGCCAGCAGCGTCTCGTCGCTCGGGTGATGGAGCACCTGACGCCCGTTCACGATGCCTTTGTCTTCGCCTGTCACGCTTCCGCTTCCCGCGCCCTGCGGCGCTACATGTGTCGCGAATTTTCTACGGCGGGTGGCGTGATCTGGATCAGCGCGCGGGCAAGTGATCCGGCTTTGGAACGCTGACGTAGGAACAGACAAGCTGACGGCTTCTCCGGCGGCGCAGGCCCGCTCTCCAAAACAAGGTCATATCAATGAGTTCGCTGCGTGCACCCGGAGCCGACCGCCCCCTGCGCATCGCCGTCATCGGCAGCGGCATCTCCGGCCTGTCAGCCGCCTGGCTGCTGTCTTCGCGCCACGAGGTGACACTCTATGAGGCGGACCGGCGCATCGGCGGGCACAGCAACACTGTGGACACGCCGGCCGGCCCCGTGGACACCGGCTTCATCGTCTATAACGAGGCGGCCTATCCCAATCTCACGGCCCTTTTCGCCCATCTGAACGTGCCCACGAAATGGTCGGACATGTCGCTGGGCGTCTCCCTCGATCGGGGACGGCTTGAATATTCCGGCGACAGCCTGCGCAAGCTGTTCGCCCAACCCGCCAATCTGGTGAGCGGGCGCTTCTGGACCATGCTGCGTGACCTACTGCGCTTCTATCGCGAGGCCCCGGCCGCGGTGGCCGCGCTGGAGGATACGCCCCTTGACGTCTATCTCGCCGCCGAGGGCTACAGCGCCGCCTTCCGGGACGACCATCTCTATCCCATGGCCGCCGCCATCTGGTCGACGCCGGCGGCGGAGATCGGCGCCTATCCGGCGGCCGCCTTCATCCGTTTCTGCATCAATCACGGTCTGCTTCAGGTGCTCAACCGGCCGCTCTGGCGGACGGTGGACGGCGGCAGCCGGGAGTATGTCCGCCGCCTGCTCGCCCCCTTGGGCGACCGGGTGCGGGTGGGGTGCGCCGTGCGCAGCGTGCGCCGCGTTTCCGGTCTGGTGGACGTGACGGACCAGTCGGGCAACCGCGCCTTCTTCGATCACGTGGTCATCGCCACCCATGCGGACCAGGCGCTGCGCCTGCTCACCGACCCGACGCTGACCGAGCGCCAGTTGCTCGGAGCCTTCCGCTATTCCACCAACGAGGCCATCCTGCACCGGGACACGTCTCTGATGCCAAAGCGCAAGGCCGTGTGGTCTGCCTGGAACTACATGTCGGAGCGGGATGGGGACGGCGCGCGCCTCTCCGTGACCTACTGGATGAATCGTCTTCAGGGCCTGCCCATGGACCAGCCCCTCTTCGTGACCCTCAACCCGCCACGCGAGCCGCGCGCCGGCACCGTGCTGCGCCGCGAGACCTATACCCATCCCACCTTCAACACCGAGGCGATGGCGACCCAGAAGCAGCTCTGGACCATTCAGGGCCAGCACAACACCTGGTATTGCGGCGCCCATTTCGGGGCCGGCTTCCATGAGGACGGCTTGCAGGCGGGCCTCGCCGTGGCCGAGGCGCTCGGCGGCGTGCGGCGGCCGTGGACCGTGGCGAACGAATCCGGCCGCATCTTCCTCCAGCCACGTGAAGCGGCCATGCCGGCACTGGAGGCAGCCGAATGATGCCCCCGGCCTCGGCCCTCTATTCCGGCACGGTGGTGCACCACCGGGTGCGGCCCCGCGCCCATCGCCTCAGCTACAAGATGTTCTCGCTGCTGCTGGACCTCGACGAACTCGACGCGCTCGATGGGCGGCTGCGCCTCTTCTCGCGCAACCGGTTCAACGTCTTCGGCTTCCGCGACCGGGACTATGGCGACGGATCGCGGACGCCGCTGCGGGTGCAGGTGGAGCGGCATCTTGCGGCCGCCGGCATCGCCTTCGATGGCGGGCCGATCCGGCTGCTCACCATGCCGCGCATCCTCGGCTATGCCTTCAATCCGCTCAGCGTCTATTTCTGCTACCGCCGCGACGGGGGTCTGGCTGCGATCCTCTATGAGGTGAACAACACCTTCGGCGAGCGGCACAGCTACCTGCTGCCGACGGACGATCCGTTCGCGCCGACCATTCGCCAGCGGACGGACAAGCGCTTCTTCGTTTCGCCCTTCATGGACATGGACCTGACCTACCAGTTCCGCGTGCAGCCGCCGGGCGCCCGGGTGGGCATCGGCATCGCGACCCGGGACCGTTCGGGGCTCGTCCTCTCCGCCACGCTTGCATCCACACGGGTTGAACTGACGGACAACGCGCTGCTCAACGCCTTCTTTTCCTGTCCGCTTCTGACCCTTAAGGTGATCGGTGGCATCCATTGGGAAGCCCTTCAGATCTTTCTGAAGGGCATCGGGTTGAGGCACCGCCCCCCTCCGCCCGTCCACCCCGTCACGGTTGCGCGTTCCGACACATGAGGGTTCTGGCGGAAAATGTCGGTAGAAAGTGAACACCGCGGCGCCGTCGTGTCGCGTGAAGCCCCCGCGCGGGGCATCGGCCCCTTCATCCTGAAGCGCCTGCTGTCGCGCCTGTCCCGTGGGCGGCTGACGGTGATTCTCCCCTCCGGCGGGCGGATCGAGAGCGCGATGCGCGCGCCGGGGCCGGAAGCAACCCTCGTTCTCCACAACTGGCGCACCTTCCGCCGCTTCGCCGCGCGCGGGCAGGTGGGCTTTGCCGAAGCCTATATGGCGGGGGAATGGAGCAGCTCCGATCCGGCGGCGCTCATCGAGCTTGCGGCCATCAATATCGAGCGGCTGGAGGCGGCGCTCAGCGGCTTCTGGCCGGTGCGGCTCGCGCGTCGCCTCACCCACGCCCGGCGCGCCAACACAAAGAAGGGCAGCCGGAAGAACATCTCCTTCCACTACGATCTCGGCAACGATTTCTACCGCCTCTGGCTCGATCCCTCGATGACCTATTCAAGCGCCATCTTCGAGCCGCCGACGCTCTCCCTCGAGGAGGCACAGGACGCGAAGCTCGCCCGGATCGGTAGCTGGCTCGATATCGGTGCCGCGGGCACCCGCATTCTTGAGATCGGCTGCGGCTGGGGCGCGCTCGCCTCCAAGCTCGCGCACATGGGTGCCCATGTGACCGGACTGACCCTCTCCAAGGAACAGCTTGCCTTCGCCCAGGAGCGGATCGCGCGCGAGGGCATGGCCGAGCGCGTGGACCTGCGCCTTCAGGATTATCGCGATGTGGTGGGGCAGTTCGACCGCATCGTCTCCATCGAGATGCTGGAGGCGGTGGGCGAGCAATACTGGCCGGTCTATTTCGGAGCCATCAAGAAGCATCTCGTGCCCGGTGGCGTCGCGGTCCTGCAAGGCATCACCATCGACGAGCCGCGCTATGAGGGCTACCGCGCCAATCCGGACTTCATCCAGCACTATATCTTTCCCGGTGGCATGCTGCCGACCAAGGAGATCATGGCCGCGCAGGCGAAGGCGGCGGGCCTCGTGCTGGAGAAGGTGGAGAGTTTCGGCCTCAGCTATGCCATGACGCTCGCCGAATGGCGCCGCCGCTTCCTTGCCGCCTGGCCGGCCATCGAGAAGATGGGCTTCGACACCACCTTTAAGCGCCTCTGGGAGTATTATCTCGCTTATTGCGAGGGGGGCTTCCGCGCCGGTGTGATCGACGTTTCGCTCTATCGCCTGCGGGCCTGAGGGGGCATCGCCCCCTCTTCTCACTCCAGAAACTCGAACCCCATGGTGCGGGCGTGATAGTGCAGCCCGCCGTCCTGCACGATGAGGAACAGCGCCCTGCTGTCGCCGCCATTGTGATGGGAATGCGGGGCGCCGGGCGGCGTCACCAGCGTCGCGAAGGGCGACCAGTCGCAGCGCACGCCGCCAACCATGGAATAGCTGTCGTCCCCGTTCAGCACGAGGGTGAGCGCCGCCGAATTGTGCCGGTGCGCTTTCTGGTGCGTCTTCGGGGGCAGGGTGTTCAGCGACAGCGTGAGCGTCGGCAGGATGTTGCGCGCCGCCTGCTGGCGGTCGGAGGAGAAGATCAGCGCCATGCCCGAGGTCTGGGCGTTTGGCGCCGCGCCATAGATGATCTCGATCTGCCGGGCGATCTCGGCGGCCGGATAATGCACGGGATCGACCGGGCGGGCCTCTTCCGTCGGCCGGCGGTCGGCATCGAAGGCAAGCTGAGGCTCGTTCGTGACCACCCAGAGCACGGTGCGCGTGGCGGCCTCTAGCGCCGCCGGCGCGCCGGTGAGCAGGAACACGTCGCCCTTGGCGAACGCAATGGTCTCGCCGCCCTGAACCGCCCGGCCCTTCCCTTCGATGACGTACCAGATGGAGCCGGTGGCCTCGAAATCCGCAACGAGGTGCTCGCCCGCCCCGATGACCGCATAGCGGGCCAGCATGAGCGGCGAGGTCACGGGAAAGGCGCAGCCCATGGCGGCCGACTGGTCGCAGGCGATGAAGCCGGTGGCCGTATCGGCCGAGAGGGCCTGTCGCGCAGGTTCGGTGAAGACGCCGCCGGGGACCGGCGGCAGCTTGATGTTGAAGGCATTGCCCGAATTGAAATAGCGCGCCCGCGCTTCCGCCTCGCTCGCCGGGGCGAGCGCGCTCTGCGGCGGCAGATCCGCCATGTCCATCACGGGCGTGGTGATCTTGGCGGAAGCGGTCATGGGCGCAACTCCTCAGGCAGACGGCATTTCAGAAGAGGCGAGCAGATCGGCCAGGACATCGCAGAGCACCTGCGCGCCAGCCGCCACATGCGCGGGCTCGGACCATTCCGCCTCGGCGTGGCTGATGCCATCGCGGCAGGGAATGAAGATCATCGCCGCCGGCGCGCGCTTGGCGAGGTGGCGGGAATCGTGCCCGGCATAAGAGAGGATGGGCATGGCGCCATAGCCGTGCCGTTCCGCCGCCGCACCGATGGCCTGCTGGAGAACCGGCGAGAAATCGTTGGACGGCTCGTTGACCAGCAGATCGAGCGTCACGGCGCAAGGTGCTGCCTCCGCCGTGCAGATGGTGCGGATGCGCTCGGCCAGCAGCTCCAGCACGGCATTGTCGGGATGGCGCATGTCGATGCTGAACGTGACCTTGCCGGGAATGACCGAGGGCGCGTTGGGCTCCACCTGCACGCGGCCGATGGTGAACTTGATAAGCGCATCATGGGCGCCCACCTGCCGGTTCAGCTCCACAACCATGCGGCCGAAGGCGGCGATGGCATCGCGCCGCTCCGCCATGGCGAGCGTGCCCGCATGGCCCTCGGCGCCGGTGATGGTGATGCGGAACGTGCGCTTGCCCTGCATCCCGGTGACGATGCCGATCTCCTTACCCTGCGCCTCCAGCACCGGCCCCTGCTCGATATGCAGCTCCACATAGGCGCCCACCGGGAACCCCAGCGGGCGTCGGGGCACGTCAGGGAAGCTGGCATGCAGCCGGTCCAGCTCCGCGCCCATGGTAATGCCGGCAAGATCCGTGCGGGCGCGAATCTCGGCCAGTGGACGGGTGGCGGAAAAAGCCTCCGACCCCGTCATGCCGGGGGCGAAGCGGCTGCCTTCCTCATTCATCCAGGCCACCACCACCAGATCGCGCCCGCGTGGCACGCCGGCGGCCGCCAGCGTTTCGGCGGCCTCGAAGGCGGTCAGCACGCCGGCCGCGCCATCGAACTTGCCGCCGGTGGGCTGGGTGTCGATGTGGCTGCCGGCGACCACCGGCGGCAGGCTCCGATCCTCGCCCGGCAAGGTGAGGAACAGATTGCCCGCCGCGTCGGTGGAGGGCTCGAAGCCGAGCGGCCGCGCCCAGTCGAGGATCAGCCGCCAGGCCTCGGCCTCGCCGAGGGTCAAAGCCTGACGATTGACGCCGCCCTGCGAGAGCGCGCCGATCTCGGCCAGCGCCATCAGGCGGTTCCAGACCCGCCCGGCATCGATCAAAGGATAGGCCATTGGTCAGTTCGTCCGCATGATCTGGCCGGGAATGGCGCGGGGATCGCGCGGCAGCCAGCGCCCCGCCTCCACCTGCGCAATGAACTCCGCCAGTTGCGCGTTGAAGGCGGCGGGCTCTTCCAGATTCAGCGTGTGGCCGGTCTTGGGGAAGACGCACAGGCCGCTCGCCGGGATGGTCTTCTTGAGGAAGATGCCCGGCTGGAGGCAATGGTCGTCCTCATCGCCGACCATGATGAGGGTCGGCACGTTCATGGATTTCAGCCCCTCTTCCAGATCCCAGAAGGAGGGGCGGCGGGCCTGAACGCCGCGCATGGTCATGGCCGCGCCGAGGTCCGAATGGGTGGCGAGGCGGTCGGCAAACTCTTTCCAGCCGCGCGGATCCTTGTTCTGGAACTGCACGCGGCTCGCGCCCAGCGCATAGATTTTGGAGAATTCCTTGGCGCCCTGGCGCTCGAAATTGTCCGCCACCTCCCGCGAGACGCCCCGGAAATACTCTTCAAACTCCTTCTCGCAGCCATAGCCGGCCCCGGCCACGGTGAGCGAGAGGGCGCGCTCGGGCGTGCGCAGGCCGAAATGGACGGTGGCAAACCCGCCCATGGAGAGGCCGACGATGTGCGCCTTCCCGATGCCGAGGCCGTCCAGCACCGCCACCGCATCGTCTGCGGCAAGCGCCTGCGAATACTGCTCCATGTCGCTCGGAATGTCGGACGGCGCATAGCCCCGCGCCGCATAGGTGATGCAGCGGTGGCGGCGGGCGAAGAACCGCATCTGCGGCTCCCAGCTCATGTGATTGCCGCCGAACTCATGGACGAAGAGGATGGGGGTGCCCTCGCCCGCCTCTTCCACATGCAGGCGGATGCCGTCCTTCGTGGTCACATGCATGGTGCGTCTCTCAAGGCTCAGAACTGGGGGCCGATGTCGTTGAGCGTGCGGGCGGTGGCGACGAGCGCGGGAAGCTGCGCGCAGAAGGCATCCACCCAGCCCTCCGGGACCGAGGTGCTCACTTTCACGAAGCGGTCGCCGAAGCGCGCCGTGTGATAGGTTCCCTGCCGGATCATCATCTTCTCGCGCCGGGCCGCTTCCACCAGTGCCTCGGGCCGGATGCCGGCGCCGATGGTTTCCAGCACGAGGAAATTGCCGTGCGAGGGATAGACCGGCAACGCGAAGCCTTCGATGGCGGACGCAGCCTCCTTGATCTTCGCCTTGTTGGCGCGATCGATGCGGCGCACCTCTCCCATCCATTCGGGCTTCACCTTCAGCCCCGCCTCGGCCGCCCGCTGGGCGATGACGCTGGCGCCCAGCACGCTGGTCGCCCGCTCGGCGCAGGCCTCCAGCACGGCGGGCGCCGCCACCAGCGCGCCCACGCGCAGGCCGGCAAGACCAAGCCATTTGGAGAAGGAGAGCGAGACAATGGCGCCTTCTGGCGCGGCGAGCAGCGCCGGATAATGCCCATCCGCGAAATCGCGATAGGTGCAGTCGTGCACCAGCATGGCGCCGCAGTCGCGAGCGATGGCCGCGAAGGCCTCGATCTCCTCGCGCGTGTAGCGGATGCCGAGCGGATTGTTGGGGTCCACGAGATAGATGATGGCGGTGCGCTCATCCACCGCCGCTTTCAGCGCCTCGGGCGTGAGGCGATAGTTGCAGGCGGGATCATAGATGGGGATCTCGATCACCTCCGCGCCCGCCTGCTTCGCAAAGAGGCAGGGCCACTTCCATGTGGGATCAGTGGTGACGAAGGTGGTGCCCGGCCGGCAATAGGCGCGGCACACCATGGCGAGGGCGGAGACGCCGCCCTCCGTCACAAGCGCCTCGGCCCCGGGCGTGCCGAGATCCGCGACGATGGCCGCGCGCAGCGCCTCGAAGCCCAGCGGCGGGGCATAGGCGTTGAAGGCGCCTTCCTCGATGGCCGCGATCATCGCCGCCTTCACCGCCGGATGGGCCGGGATGTGATTGGTGTTCTGCCCCAGCCACATGAGGCCGGGCGTGCTGGAGAGCGCATCGAAATAGCGATTGCGCTGGCTGGCGGATGACATGAGCGGTCCTTGGGGCGAGCCGGGAAGGAACGCGGCCGGTGCGGGCCGGCCGCAGGAAAGCGCTGGCGCTCAGATGACCGAGCCGCGGGCCGAGATGCCGCCATCGATGGTCACGTTGGTGCCGGTGATGTAGCCGGCGCGGGGCGAAGCGAGGAAGGCGACGAGGTCCGCCACTTCCTCGGAGGTCGCGGGCCGCTTGCCCGGATATTTGTCGAACAGCTCCTCCCAGCGGCTTTCATCGCCCAGCATGTCGATGGCCTTGCGCTTCATGATCTTGAGCATGCGATCCGTCGCCACCGGCCCCGGATTGACGCCCACCACGCGCACGCCCTCATTGAGGCTCGCGCCGCCGAGCGCCTTGGTGAAGGACATGAGCGCGGCATTGCCGGTGGAGCCGGCGATATAGCTCGCATCCCAGTTCTCGCCGGAATTGCCGATGACATTGACGATCACGCCATCCTTGCCGCGCATCTTCTTATAGAAGGCGCGGGCCAGCGTGATGTAGCCGAAGACCTTGAGATCGAAGCCGCGCCGCCAGGCGGCATCGTCCACGATCTCCAGCGAGCCGGCAGGGATGTCGCCGGCATTGTTGATCAGAATGTCCACATAGCCCACGTCCTCGGCCAGCTTCTCCATGGCCTCGGTGGACGACAGATCGAGCGCATGCACGGTAACGCGCACGCCGTGGGCGGCTTCCAGCTCGCTCTTGGCCTGCGCCATCGCCTCGCCATTGCGGGCGGCCAGATGCAGGTGGCAGCCCTCGGCAGCAAACACCTGTGCCACCGCAAGGCCGATGCCCTTCGAGGCGCCGGTGATCAGGGCGGTCTTGTTCGTGAGGTCCAACTTCAAGGCAGGTCTCCGGGCGAAATGGATATACAATAGCTAGCAAATTGCATACCAACTTGCCTCACTCGCGCTCATCCAAAGGCGGCGAGGAAATCCAGCAAATTATCGCCCAACAGATTCACATGGTCCCGCATGGCCTTGTGGGCCCGCTCCGCATCATGGTCGGCAATCGCCGCAATCACCTCCGCATGCTCGCGCAGGGTATCCGAGATGCGGGTCGGCATCCGGGTGACACGGCGCCGATAAGCGGCCACCTGATTGCGCAGCCGGCGGGTCTGGTCGGCTAGGAAGGCGTTCGCCGAAGCCTCATAGAGCGCCTCGTGAAACTCCTGGTTCACGTCGTAGAAAAGGTCGATGTCCTTTAGGGTTGCGACCTGTTCCAGCTTCTCGTGGATGGCCCTCAGCTTGTCCATCTGGGCCGGCGTGATGCGCCGCGCGGCGAGGCGGGCACACAGCCCCTCCATCTCTGCCATCACCTGAAACATCTCGATCAGCGCATGCGCACCAATTGAGCGCACCACCGCCCCTTGCCGGCCGCGCAGTTCGACCAGACCGCTGGCGGCGAGAAGGCGGAACGCCTCGCGCACCGGCGTGCGGGAAACCCCATAGCGGGCAGCGATTTCCTGCTCATCGAGACGGCTGCCGGGCTCAAGACGCCCGGCGGCGATGGCGGTCTCAAGCTCTCCGCGCAGCTTCTCGGCCAGTGTGGGCGCGGCGCTGCGGAGGCCGTCTTGCCCAAAAGGCGCGCACTCCGCGTCATCCTGTGCACGGATACTGCTCATTCGCGCACTCATTCTCTTCCTCGGTATACATAAAGGCGGGTCGCTCACCACCAGTCTCTCCCAACTCGCCACCGCAAGCAAATGTCGGCGCCGCGTAAGGCCCACATGGCGGGCGCGTTGGCGCCGCCTGCGCCCGGCGCGGTGCTTTCCCTTCCGTTGGCACATCGATTGCTTGGGATGAAGGAAAGCGGCGCGTTTGGCGTATGCGGAAAGTGCCGCTCATTATACATGGTGGAAGGACGGCTTTTGACCCTCGCATCCAGCAGCCTCCCGCTTCCGGCCGAAGCGGCGGGTCCGACGGCCTCGACCTCCGCTGCGGACGCGCGTCCGCTTCTGGAGATGAAGGGACTGTCGAAAAGCTTCGCCAACGTCACCGCCGTTTCCGGCTTCGAGGCCGCCATCGCGCCGGGCGAGTTCGTCACCGTCGTCGGCCCCAGCGGCTGCGGAAAGAGCACCCTGTTCAACATCGTAGCCGGGCTGGAGGAGCCGGACAGCGGCAGCATCCTGCGCTTCGAGGGGCGCAGCTGCCATGCGCGCGAACTTCTGGGCAAGGTGTCCTTCATGCCCCAGCGCGACCTGCTCCTGCCCTGGCGAACGGTCATCGACAATGCCGTCATCCCGATGGAGATCGAGGGCCGCTCGCGGAAGGCCGCGCGGGCCGAGGCGCGCGAGATGCTGCCCGAGTTCGGGCTTGCCGGCTTCGGCGACCAGTATCCGCACCAGCTCTCCGGCGGCATGCGCCAGCGCGTGGCGCTCATGCGCACCTTCATGTTCAAGCGCGAGCTGATGCTGCTGGACGAGCCCTTCGGCGCGCTCGATGCGCTCACGCGCACCATGATGCAGCGCTGGCTGCTGGAGGTGTGGCGCAAGCACCGCCGCACCATCCTCTTCATCACCCACGATGTGGACGAGGCGCTGTTCCTCGGCGACCGCGTGCTCGTCATGTCGGCGCGGCCGGGCCGGGTGAAGCTGGAGCTTCCCGTCTCCCTGCCACGCCCACGCTCCGCCGAACTCGTCACGGACCCGGAATTCGTGCGCCTGAAGCGCATCCTGCTGGAAGCCATCGAGGAGGAGGCCATGAAGTCCTTCCTCGCCCCCGGCGCTTCCGGCACCCACTGATGGATCATCCCATGACCGCGACCGACACCACCGCCGCCTGCCCGGCGCACATGGACCCGAGCGAATGGGACGCCCGCGTCACGCTCGCCGCCTGCTACCGCATGGTGGCCAAGCTCGGGCTGGATGATCTCATCTACAACCACATCTCCTGCCGCGTGCCGGGGCATGAGGACCAGTTCCTCATCAATCCCTATGGCCTGCTGTTCAGCGAGATGACGGCCTCCAGCCTCGTCAAGATCGACATCGAGGGCCGCAAGCTGCAGGAAACGCCCTATGAGGTGAACCTCGCCGCCTTCGTCATCCATGCGGCGCTCCACAAGACAAGCCATGACGCGGTCTGCGTGCTGCACACCCATTCGGATGCCAGCGTCGCGGTGTCCGGGCAGGAGCAGGGCCTCCTGCCGCTCAGCCAGTTCGCGATGCGCTTCTACAACCGGCAGGCCTTCCACGATTACGAGGGAGTCGCCATCGACCTCGACGAGCAGCAGCGTCTGGTGCGCGATCTCGGGCCCCACAAGGTCATGCTCATGCGCAACCACGGCATCCTCACCGTCGGCCGCACGCCGGGGGAAGCCTTCATGCTGCTCTATTATTTCGAGCGTGCCGCCAAGATCCAGCTCGCCATGCAGGCCGCCTGCGCCTCCGGTGTGAAGCTCGTCATGCCCCCGCATGAGGTCTGCGAGCATGCCGCCCGCCAGTTCTGGGAGCTTAAGGGCGACATTCTCGTGCCCGGCGAGCGCGAATGGCCCGCGCTCATGCGCCAGCTCGACCGCGAAGATCCGTCCTACCGCCAATAACAGCCAACACCTTCCGGAGACGAAGACGATGACTGAACGGGTTGAAAAGACGCGCCGCACAGGTCCGAGCCGCCGGCATGTGATGGCCGGCCTCGCCGCGGGGCTTGCGATGATGGGCGGGGCCGGCGCCGCTCCCGCCAGGGCCGCCGATCTCACCAAGGCGACGCTGCGCCTCAAGTGGCTACCGCAGACCCAGTTCGCCGGCTTCTACGTCGCGGTCGCCAAGGGCTATTACAAG
The Azorhizobium caulinodans ORS 571 genome window above contains:
- a CDS encoding cupin domain-containing protein, with the translated sequence MTASAKITTPVMDMADLPPQSALAPASEAEARARYFNSGNAFNIKLPPVPGGVFTEPARQALSADTATGFIACDQSAAMGCAFPVTSPLMLARYAVIGAGEHLVADFEATGSIWYVIEGKGRAVQGGETIAFAKGDVFLLTGAPAALEAATRTVLWVVTNEPQLAFDADRRPTEEARPVDPVHYPAAEIARQIEIIYGAAPNAQTSGMALIFSSDRQQAARNILPTLTLSLNTLPPKTHQKAHRHNSAALTLVLNGDDSYSMVGGVRCDWSPFATLVTPPGAPHSHHNGGDSRALFLIVQDGGLHYHARTMGFEFLE
- a CDS encoding DUF1365 domain-containing protein is translated as MMPPASALYSGTVVHHRVRPRAHRLSYKMFSLLLDLDELDALDGRLRLFSRNRFNVFGFRDRDYGDGSRTPLRVQVERHLAAAGIAFDGGPIRLLTMPRILGYAFNPLSVYFCYRRDGGLAAILYEVNNTFGERHSYLLPTDDPFAPTIRQRTDKRFFVSPFMDMDLTYQFRVQPPGARVGIGIATRDRSGLVLSATLASTRVELTDNALLNAFFSCPLLTLKVIGGIHWEALQIFLKGIGLRHRPPPPVHPVTVARSDT
- a CDS encoding SDR family oxidoreductase, which gives rise to MKLDLTNKTALITGASKGIGLAVAQVFAAEGCHLHLAARNGEAMAQAKSELEAAHGVRVTVHALDLSSTEAMEKLAEDVGYVDILINNAGDIPAGSLEIVDDAAWRRGFDLKVFGYITLARAFYKKMRGKDGVIVNVIGNSGENWDASYIAGSTGNAALMSFTKALGGASLNEGVRVVGVNPGPVATDRMLKIMKRKAIDMLGDESRWEELFDKYPGKRPATSEEVADLVAFLASPRAGYITGTNVTIDGGISARGSVI
- a CDS encoding SAM-dependent methyltransferase, with the translated sequence MSREAPARGIGPFILKRLLSRLSRGRLTVILPSGGRIESAMRAPGPEATLVLHNWRTFRRFAARGQVGFAEAYMAGEWSSSDPAALIELAAINIERLEAALSGFWPVRLARRLTHARRANTKKGSRKNISFHYDLGNDFYRLWLDPSMTYSSAIFEPPTLSLEEAQDAKLARIGSWLDIGAAGTRILEIGCGWGALASKLAHMGAHVTGLTLSKEQLAFAQERIAREGMAERVDLRLQDYRDVVGQFDRIVSIEMLEAVGEQYWPVYFGAIKKHLVPGGVAVLQGITIDEPRYEGYRANPDFIQHYIFPGGMLPTKEIMAAQAKAAGLVLEKVESFGLSYAMTLAEWRRRFLAAWPAIEKMGFDTTFKRLWEYYLAYCEGGFRAGVIDVSLYRLRA
- a CDS encoding pyridoxal phosphate-dependent aminotransferase, with protein sequence MSSASQRNRYFDALSSTPGLMWLGQNTNHIPAHPAVKAAMIAAIEEGAFNAYAPPLGFEALRAAIVADLGTPGAEALVTEGGVSALAMVCRAYCRPGTTFVTTDPTWKWPCLFAKQAGAEVIEIPIYDPACNYRLTPEALKAAVDERTAIIYLVDPNNPLGIRYTREEIEAFAAIARDCGAMLVHDCTYRDFADGHYPALLAAPEGAIVSLSFSKWLGLAGLRVGALVAAPAVLEACAERATSVLGASVIAQRAAEAGLKVKPEWMGEVRRIDRANKAKIKEAASAIEGFALPVYPSHGNFLVLETIGAGIRPEALVEAARREKMMIRQGTYHTARFGDRFVKVSTSVPEGWVDAFCAQLPALVATARTLNDIGPQF
- a CDS encoding alpha/beta fold hydrolase — translated: MHVTTKDGIRLHVEEAGEGTPILFVHEFGGNHMSWEPQMRFFARRHRCITYAARGYAPSDIPSDMEQYSQALAADDAVAVLDGLGIGKAHIVGLSMGGFATVHFGLRTPERALSLTVAGAGYGCEKEFEEYFRGVSREVADNFERQGAKEFSKIYALGASRVQFQNKDPRGWKEFADRLATHSDLGAAMTMRGVQARRPSFWDLEEGLKSMNVPTLIMVGDEDDHCLQPGIFLKKTIPASGLCVFPKTGHTLNLEEPAAFNAQLAEFIAQVEAGRWLPRDPRAIPGQIMRTN
- a CDS encoding Zn-dependent hydrolase translates to MAYPLIDAGRVWNRLMALAEIGALSQGGVNRQALTLGEAEAWRLILDWARPLGFEPSTDAAGNLFLTLPGEDRSLPPVVAGSHIDTQPTGGKFDGAAGVLTAFEAAETLAAAGVPRGRDLVVVAWMNEEGSRFAPGMTGSEAFSATRPLAEIRARTDLAGITMGAELDRLHASFPDVPRRPLGFPVGAYVELHIEQGPVLEAQGKEIGIVTGMQGKRTFRITITGAEGHAGTLAMAERRDAIAAFGRMVVELNRQVGAHDALIKFTIGRVQVEPNAPSVIPGKVTFSIDMRHPDNAVLELLAERIRTICTAEAAPCAVTLDLLVNEPSNDFSPVLQQAIGAAAERHGYGAMPILSYAGHDSRHLAKRAPAAMIFIPCRDGISHAEAEWSEPAHVAAGAQVLCDVLADLLASSEMPSA
- a CDS encoding ChrR family anti-sigma-E factor produces the protein MTGEDKGIVNGRQVLHHPSDETLLAYAAGRLEVGPAVVTQSHLAFCSHCRERLRVFAAAGGALLDALPPTEMSDAALIETQARADAPAPPPPRSRPARRQPADVDLPSVLGAYDFGRWRWLGPGVKARHILLPGHRFTGARLLRIAPGSKIPEHGHTGTEFTQVIHGSFSDGHQDYRPGDFCEADSALDHEPVAGPEGDCICVAAIEGSMRFSGVIGRLMQPFVGF
- a CDS encoding NAD(P)/FAD-dependent oxidoreductase, with the translated sequence MSSLRAPGADRPLRIAVIGSGISGLSAAWLLSSRHEVTLYEADRRIGGHSNTVDTPAGPVDTGFIVYNEAAYPNLTALFAHLNVPTKWSDMSLGVSLDRGRLEYSGDSLRKLFAQPANLVSGRFWTMLRDLLRFYREAPAAVAALEDTPLDVYLAAEGYSAAFRDDHLYPMAAAIWSTPAAEIGAYPAAAFIRFCINHGLLQVLNRPLWRTVDGGSREYVRRLLAPLGDRVRVGCAVRSVRRVSGLVDVTDQSGNRAFFDHVVIATHADQALRLLTDPTLTERQLLGAFRYSTNEAILHRDTSLMPKRKAVWSAWNYMSERDGDGARLSVTYWMNRLQGLPMDQPLFVTLNPPREPRAGTVLRRETYTHPTFNTEAMATQKQLWTIQGQHNTWYCGAHFGAGFHEDGLQAGLAVAEALGGVRRPWTVANESGRIFLQPREAAMPALEAAE